AGCATCCCCTCTAGCTCCTTACACCCTAGCAGGGCCCCTCGACTCCCCAACCCCACTTCCTCTGCCTGCCCCTTCTCCTTCCACGTTGAGTCCTCCACCTAGCAGTTGGTTGGCAACCCCTTCCTCAATCTCCTGCTGAAAACCCTCCAGTCAGCGCTGATCCCCTCTGCTCTCTCCCCTCACCCAGAGAAATACATGGAGTTTGACCTTAATGGAAATGGCGATATTGGTGAGAAACGGGTGATTTGGGGCGGggggggagggtggggtgtgCAGGCCTAAGAAGACAGAGGTCTCTCCTACTTGCTCCATTCCTCATGATTTGGGAGGGGGCCCACCTGCcagagtgggaggaaggagaatgggGATGTGGAAgcggaagaagagagagaggatctCCCTACCTTCTCTCCATCCCCATCCTCTGCCCCCAGATATCATGTCCCTGAAGCGAATGCTGGAGAAACTTGGGGTCCCCAAGACTCACCTAGAGCTAAAGAAATTAATTGGAGAGGTGTCCAGTGGCTCCGGGGAGACGTTCAGCTACCCTGACTTTCTCAGGATGATGCTGGGCAAGAGATCTGCCATTCTAAAAATGTGAGTGTCAAGTTCCAACCTCCCCTGTACTTACCTGCTTTCTCCTCCCCGATCCCTATCCTTGTCCCCAGTCTCAACTTTTCTACACGTTGCTCATCATCCGTTCTTCCATCCTTAGAGGGACCCTTCCAAGGTCCTGACCCCATCCCTTTCCATAGTCCTGGTCCCCAGAAACTCCAAcccctgctcttcctcctcccatttCCATCCTCACATCCCCATCCCCTTCTAGCCTTTCCTAGCACCCTATGATTTATTCCCTTGAGAGGAGTGTTCCCTGATCCCTGTGCCTCTTTCCATCTCAACCAGGATCCTGATGTATGAGGAAAAAGcgagagaaaaggaaaagccaACAGGCCCCCCAGCCAAGAAAGCTATTTCTCAGTTGCCCTGATTTGAAGGGAAAAGGGGTGATGGGATTGAAGGGGCTTCTAATGACCCAgatatggaaacaaaagacaaaattgtaaGCCAGAgtcaacaaattaaataaattaccctCCTCCTCCAGATCAAGTcagcttaatttttatttggGTGAATTTTTTCCTGGGTTTGGGAAGGAGAGACAGGTCTTGAGGGAAGGGCAGCAAGGATTTGGCCATATGAACAATCCATCAACAACGCTATAGTGTGTCCACTACAGCAGATGGTTTCATGCACCAAGTGGCAGTCCAACTGTATAAGACAGCCTTAACCTCAAGGAATGCAGGCAGGACAGAAACACATGTCCAAACAAGGTACCCAGGCCCATGACAGATTTCATGAAGAGCAAGGAATACCATGAACCAACATTCTTCACCACTATAAGCTTTGTCACTTTGACAAATCACTCAGCCTCTGTGAGGCTTTTctctaaaaatgagaataaagtgACCCATGCTATTGTGTCTGACATATCACAAGCTCTCGATAATGTTTAAAACTTGAATGAGCTGgggccggtggctcacacctgtaatcccagtgctttgggagaccgaggtgggcggatcacctgaggccaggagttcgagaccagcctgaggaacatggagaaaccctgtctctactaaaaatgcaaaattagcctggcatggtggtgcatgcctgtaatctcagctacttgggaagctgaggcaggagaatctcttgaacccaggaggtggagattgtggtgatccgagatcgtgtcattgcactggGCAActaaaagtgaaactctgtctcaaaaaaaaaaaaaaaaaaaaaaaaaaactggaatgaatgggtggatgaatgaaagAACTGGTGCTATtgaataaagtaaataatttacagccgggcgcggtgcctcatgcctgtaatcccaaaacttcaggaggctgaagtgggcagattacctgaggtcaggagttggagaccagcctggccaacatgatgaaatctcatctctactaaaatacaaaaaattagctgggcgtggtggtgggtgcctgtaatcccagctactagggacactgaggcaggagaatcgcttgaacccgggaggtggaggtaacagtgagctgagatcacgccatggcactccagccttggcgacaggagtgagattgtctcaaaaaaaaaaaaaaaaaaaacagagagactgGAAGGAGAAACTCATTGGAAACGATGACTGTGGACAGCCCTTACAAGAATTTTGCTGCAAAGGGTAACAAAATGGTATGTGTGGTAGCCAgcaggggagaagggagaagagaatcATTTTGGAAGTTTGAAAACAGAAGTCATCTTAAATCTTACTGAGCCTCTGACTAAAATTCTCATCTGATTTCTGCAAACTTTTCTGCCTTCACTTTCCAAAATGAACAAGCAGTCTCCTTTATTTAGCCACATCAGCCTAGGCACAGGCCCCCAAACTCATGCCTTCACTAATCTGTTCCCTGCGCCTGAGATGTACACCCTCTTCTCAAACTTGGGTAAGTTCTAACTCGTTCttcatatctatttatttatattttttgacagATATCTACTCCAATCGTTCTtcatatctcatttttttttttctgagatggagtctcatgttgctctcaaagtgctgggattacaggcatgagacactgctcCCGCTCCcagccctttatttatttattttcgttttcttttttttttttttggagacatagtctcactttgttgccaggctggagtacagtggtgtgatctcggctcactgcaacctctgtctcccaggttcaagcgattctcctgcctcagcctcccaagtagctgagactacaggcacgcatcacccgcccagctaatttttgtatttttagtagagacggggttttgccatgttggccaggatggcctccatctcttgacctcgtgatctgcccgcctcagcctcccaaagtgccaggactacaggcatatgaggcaccacgcccggaCTCATATCTCTTAACAGTTTTTCTAGAAGCATGTCTCAAGCACCCCAGGCatagtcatattttatttctctacttctttcttccttttttttttttagatagagtttcgctcttgttgcccaggcccgAGCGCAATGGgaccatctcggctcacagcaacctccgcctcccaggttcaagtgattcttccaactcagcctcccgagtagctgggatcataggcatgtgccaccactcctgggtaattgtatttttagtagagacggggtttctccatgttggtcaggctggtctcgaaccccagacctcaggtgatctgcccgcctgagcctcccaaagtgctggaattacagacttgagccaccgcgcccattcttctggttggttttttttttttttttttttttttttgagacggagtcttgctctgtcacccaggctggagtgcactggcatgatcctggctcactacaacctccgcctccccggttcaagcaattctctgcctcagcctcccgaatagctggtattataggcgcctgccaccacgtgaggctaatttttgtatttttagtagaaatggggcttcaccatgttggccaggctggtcttgaactcctgacctcgtgatccacctgcctcggcctcccaaagtgctgggattacaggcgtgagccaccaggcccggtgTTATTTCTCTACTTCTGTAATGTCCTGTGCACATCTCCAGCGCCTTCAAATCATAGTCATTGAATGATCTGTTGAATGGGTATATTAGGTCCGATGGGAGCAGAGAGCTCTAGAATCGGGTAGTAAGAGACAAAGGAGAGAAACAGTACTGCATTTCACAAAATGAAACCCATTAAGAAATTACAAATTCCCgatatcaaatataaaaatttattcacGAAAGTTATAggttataaaattaaatgttcgTCTTAGTCGATGGTTGCCCAAATTTTGATGAACAAGTCATTCCTAGCCTATCTTTGTTCAAACGATTTGCATACATTATGCAAATAAATAGAACTGCCCGAAGAATGCTTACGCTACATGGTGCGGGCGAAACGCCTCCCGGGACCTTTGGATTGGTCTGTCTATCCACCTTATTTGCATGACGTGATTTAACAACTGGAAGGCCCCGCCCCTCTGATGCATTTCCCCCTGCTGCAACCACCTCCCCAAATTCACGGCAAAGGGACGCTAGAGCTAGAACTCGTACCAAGTCTGCGGAAACTCCGCCCTCCGGCAGCTAATCCCGCCCGCCAGCCCGtgtcccctctctcctccccagctGAAGGCGCCACGGGCCGTGAGTCGTTGCCTTCCACTTTTGGCGTCTCTCCGCTCCCATCTGTCTACGAACGTCCGACGCACGCTCCGCCTCTTTCTCCCACATTCGTCGTGTAAATTCTGCGTCCCAACCGCCCAGCCGACCTGCACCGCATTCCCGCCCCCTCAACACGTCTCAACGGCCGACGCTGGGGGCCCGCCTCCTTAGCCAATCGACGTCCTAGTATCCTCAGGTCCCTCCTCTTCATGCAAATAACCTCCGCATGCTCCGCGCGCCcggcgctttttttttttttaaaactaaggaCAGCCCTGGAAGTAAAGAGAGTTAGGGTAGAAAGCGCCCCGCCCTTTATGCAAATCAAGGGGCGTGTTTAGGCGcggagggaggtgggaggttggGGGGGTGCTCCCGGGGGCGGCGGTTGCCCGGATGGGCCGTTAGTCGGAGCTCAGCCGCGGAGTGAGCGAGGGAGACGGGAGGAGCCGAACCCGGCGCCATCCGCCGCCATCCTCCCCCGCCCCACCGCCATCCCGTCCCGGGGAACCCCTAGGCCCGGGTCCCGGATCCCCGCGCACCCGGCCAGGTGAGTCTGGGTGAACCGTGCGCTGACGCCCTTTTTCGGCGCGGGAgaggtggtggcggtggtggtggcggtggtggtggcggcggcgGTGGTGGCGGCGGTGGCGGGCCGGGGGGGAGGAGAAGCTGCCATTAGCCGCCGCCATTTTGTCCTCCTGCTGCCGGgcctgcctgcccctccccctcCGGTACCTCTACTCTGGGACCTGCACCTCTGGCCGTTCATTCAGGATCCATAGTGTGCCCCTACCCACCCACTGTCCTGGCTTCAGGGGGTGACCCCTGCGCCTGGGCCCGTAATTCCCTACCCTCCGCTGCGTTCTTGGCTTCTCACCCACATCTGTGGGCCCCCTCCCCGGCTGCCGCCCCGGGGTGGGCCGCGCCTGATGGTTCTCTGAGAAGGGCGCTTTTCCTCCATATTGGACCCCCTCCTGTCACCCAGCGCTGTGTTCCCCCTCTGGATGCCCCTCTTCGTGTTGAGCCACTCCCACTCTAGAACCCTGCTTTTTATCCAGCATCTTTGCTTTCTGTATTGCTCAGTCGCCCTGtgtctgctttttcatttttcctattcCTCGTCTCCTTTCTCCCCCAACCCCGTTTTTCTTCTCGGGCTTCTGTCCGCTTACTTCGTTGTCTGCATCCTTTTTTTTGGCCATATCTGTTTCCATATATTTTTCACCTGCTTTCATATGGTGGTggaattttctgttattttctgttaGTTTTGGTCTGCTCACTCCatgattcttttattccttttctcttcatatatttattttcacagaTTGATCTCCTTAAACACCTACGAAGCAACATCCTTGTCATCTCTAGCTTGTCATAAAGTTCTTTCTCCCCAATTTTGGCTTTCATTCTGGGCCTGTCTGGATTTCCCTGCTTTCTTCCCCACTATTTCTCATCTCTTTACACTGTTCCCGTCCATAAACGAATGCCTGGTCACTCTGGAACGGACTGAGAGACCTGTCGTCTGGCTTGCTTAGGGAGCTGGAGGTATCGAGGAAAGAAACACTGGTGATGGACATTTTTAATGAGAATAGGAAAACGAAGATGGCTCTGGCCTTGGCCTTCTGTTTTCTGGCCCATGGTTGCAGGGTGCTAGGTGGCTCTATAAtgctttttctctgttcttcataTGGTAAAACGGTATTTCATCTGGAGGCGATTTTTTTCCAGGAGCCAATACAGGAGCAAGTTTAGAAAAACATGGGATATTTCAAATACTTGGGGTTCCTATAGCCTGGGAGTATGTGGAGCCCCAGTTGTTCTATGAGGATTTCTCTGGTACCAACCCCCATTCTGGCTGAGCAAGCTCATAAAATCCTTAAACTCCCAGCATACCTTCCTGCAAACCTTCCCAGATGGACAGGAGGCTGCTGGGCAGGGAGCCTGGGGTACAGGGCCCTGGGGGTATGATTAGGGAGCTGGTGTCCAATAAATAGGGAATCTAAAGCgttgttttttcttctgtgatgGAATTGTATgcttcttttttagttttctcttgctTGAATTTGTTTGCCCTGTTGTAAGCCTCTGAAACGATTTTGGTGGAGAGAGAAAAGATTACTACTTGTAGGGAATGCAAGGCTGCTACCCTTTGTAGACAGGCACAAAGGGCAGAGTGTTTATACTGGGAGGATACTGGATTTTTACTTAGATTTCCTTGACAAAGGTGTCTAGGGGAAAGGAGGGAACATGGCATTTGAGCTATGAGGGAGCTAGATCGTGGTCGCTTGAAAAGAGTGGGCAGTTTACACAGACTGGAGGAAAAGACACCAGGGGGCCTCATATCTGAGTCCCTAATGACAATGCATGGGAGTTTTTAAGCTTCTGTTATGGTCTGACCAGGGAACAGAGACTGAGGCACTTGCTATCTGGCCCACAGGCTCCGGCACGTTTTGGGGGAGGTGCCTGCAGGACCCAACATACTCAATGAGCTTCCAGCGCAATGTCCGATCGCTCGGGGCCGACTGCCAAGGGAAAGGATGGAAAGAAGTATTCCTCGCTCAACCTGTTTGATACGTATAAgggcaagtccttagagatccAGAAACCCGCTGGTGAGGGTCCTGCAAAGATGCTTCTGATGGTTGGAAGCTAGGCGTGCATGGGGCATATGTTTTAGAGCTCTTTAAAGGGAAGTGGCTGTAGTAGAAATGCCAAAAGACTAGAGGAGACTTCCCAACTTTACATTGGGTCCTTTAAAGGGGGTGTGGGCTCTGGGTGAACACCAGTTACCCTCCTACAAAGGCGTGTCTGTGGTTCCCTGTCTTTGGACACGTAAGAATTGGAGGCAAAGAAATGTGGATTTGGGAAACTTTGAGGCCAGCTTGCTCCTTGCAGGCTTATGATCAACCAATCTCACATAGAAGCATTGAATGTTACATATCTCAGCCCTCTTGATagggatttcagattttttttttttttttttttgagaccaagtttcgctctcgttgcccaggctggagtgcaatggtgtgatcttgagttaccacaacctccgcctcctggattcaagtgattctcctgcctcagcctctcgagtagctgggattacaggcatgcgccaccacacccggctaattttgtatttttagtagaggcagggtttctccattttggtcaggctggtcttgaactcccgagctcaggtgatccgcctgcctcagcctgccaaagtgctgggattataagcatgagccaccacaaccggcccAATTTCAGAGATTATTAAGAGCAGGGGAAGGAATCCCTTCTAAGAGAAGTTTGGAGGAAGTGGGTAATAAGATATTCAAGATGTATAAATGTGGCCCAGGATAGGAGGCCATCAGATCTCCCATATGAGGCATTTTTGACCCTCTCTCCATCTTTTTCTCCAGTTGCCCCTCGCCATGGCCTGCAGAGTCTTGGGAAAGTTGCCATTGCCCGGCGTATGCCACCTCCAGCCAACCTTCCAAGCCTGAAAGCTGAGAACAAAGGCAATGACCCCAATGTCTCACTAGTGCCGAAAGACGGAACAGGATGGGCAAGCAAACAGGAGCAGTCCGACCCCAAGAGGTAGACAGAGGCTTGGGGGACCTAGAGTGATGGATATTTTAACTTGAACTTCAGGGAGTGTTGGGGCTTGGTTTAGCCCAGCCATGTATGAGCCAGAGACAAAGGAAGAAGTCCCTTTCTTACCTATTCCAGGTTTCTTGTTAAGTGGCTAAGGAATTGTACGTTTAGCTTTTTGTCTTGGAGAGAGCATGAGGAAACAGACAACAGCCTACAAAGGATGacaaaattattttgtctttatatttgtaAATGGCAACAATGGGCCTAATTTCAGTCCTGAGTCTCCACCAGTTGGAGAAGTCGGGGAGGCATCTCAGGCCTGAATAACCTTCCCATTCTATCCCCTCAGTTCCGATGCCTCAACCGCTCAGCCGCCGGAATCGCAGCCACTGCCGGCTTCACAGACGCCTGCCTCCAACCAGCCGAAACGACCCCCAGCAGCCCCAGAGGTACCTGGAGAACTGGAGGGGTAGGGGGAAGAATGGCTCATAGCTGTCCCACCCACATCATTTATCATCTCTCTGAACACTTCCCCAGAACACTCCTTTGGTTCCAAGCGGGGTAAAGTCCTGGGCACAAGCCAGCGTCACCCATGGAGCACATGGAGATGGTGAGTGCAGCACTTAATTGGGGAGCTGTGTTTGGGCACTATGGGATGCATGAGCCCTGCACTGTATTTTCAGCCAAGTGACTTTGGTCCTCTTTGGCTAAATCAAGAACCGCCCATAATTCAGTTTCATGGAGGCACATGAGCAAGTTTAAGTCGCAGTCTTATATAATGGAGTGTAGTGGTCCCAGAACTGACCTTCTTGGAGAATAAGCAGTTATTTTCTAGGGGGGTGAGTTTGAAGGCAGGAAACCTGATAGTCTGGTACCTGTCAGAaccttccccctttttttttttttgttttttgaaatggagtctaactctgtcacccaggctggagtgcagtggtgcagtcttggctcactgcaacctccgcctcctaggttcaagtgattttcctgcctcaacctccagagtagctgggactacaggcacgcgccaacacacccaactaaattttttgtatttttagtagagatggggtttcaccatgtcggccgggatggtctcgatctcttgacctcatgatccacccgcctcagcctcccaaagtgctgggattacaggcgtgagccaccatgcccagtcagagCCTTCCACTTTTATAGTGTGTTCTCAGTAAATAAACTTCTGCCTCCTGTTCTGTATCACCATCCTAATAGGTGGAAGGGCATCAAGCCTACTGTCGCGATTCTCTCGAGAGGAATTTCCGACCCTGCAGGCGGCTGGCGACCAGGACAAGGCTGCCAAGGAAAGGGAGTCTGCCGAACAGTCGTCTGGGCCCGGACCAAGCCTCCGCCCCCAAAGTGAGTGGCTGCCTTTTGGCCAAGACATCTATTCCATCTCAGAGCTAAGTGCTAGCTTATTCACCttcctccccatcactttcagctATGTTCACTTGCCCTCCAATCATTGATACCTCTCTCTACGTTTTCCAAAATACAGATTCTACAACTTGGAGGGACGGAGGTGGGCGTGGCCCTGATGAGCTGGAGGGCCCGGACTCCAAACTTCATCATGGTCATGATCCCCGGGGGGCGCTGCAACCTTCAGGCCCACCCCAGTTCCCTCCCTACCGCGGAATGATGCCGCCCTTCGTGAGTCTTGGTGTCTTGTCTTGGAGCAATTACACTGGAAGCTGGAGAGCTAGGAATCAGGACTTAGTCTTTGGCCTATAAGAtagaagggagggtgggaggatgaTTGATAGCAGGCTTAAGGAGCTAGAAGGGTGTCTGACTGTCCCTCTGAGCAGCTACTGTTGGACCGTTTTACAGATGTATCCCCCATATCTCCCGTTCCCTCCGCCCTATGGACCCCAGGGGCCTTACCGATACCCCACTCCTGATGGGCCCAGGTGAGCAATCCAGGTCTGGGTttggggctggggggaggggaagCTTATTGGGGGAGGAGATGGTTTTCTAGCCAGGAGGCTCAGTCTAGGATCAGTCTTGTATGTGGTTATACAATATGccgtctttcattttctttcctgtgtaCAGCCGTTTTCCCCGTGTGGCGGGCCCCCGAGGCTCAGGGCCACCAATGCGTCTAGTAGAGCCTGTGGGTCGTCCCTCTATTCTCAAAGAAGATAATCTCAAAGAGTTTGATCAGTTGGATCAGGAGAATGATGATGGTTGGGCAGGTAAGTGGATGTTAAGGGTCAAGAATTTGGATCTTGAAAGGCAAAAcctaatgaggaaaaaaagaatacaggGTTATGTGGGGGGAAGGCAGACATTGAAGTGTAGGGAAGGCTAGggccagtggctcacatctgtaatctcagtgctttgggagtgttaggtgagaggatcgcttgaagccaggagttcaagaccagcctgggcaacatagcaagacccccacctctacaaaaatatcttattttaattagTTGGCTGTGGACTATGCatttgtggtcccagttactgtggaagttgaggtgggaggatcagttgagcccaggagttggaggtcacagtgatctatgatcatgccattcagctccagcctgggcaacagagcgagactttacctcttaaaggaaaaaagaaaaagaagggtaGGGGAGGATGGATGGGGAATACCAAGTCCTGGCAAAGTGGAGAGAGGAATAAGAATAAGACTTCATTGGTGGATCTAGACTTCAGAGGGAAGGGTGCTGGCATTGGTAGTCCATTTTGTTATGTAGTTCCAGACTACCTTATGAGATGGGAGGGCAGAATGCTTGGGTTACTAATACTCATATTTCCCCTCAGGGGCCCATGAAGAGGTTGACTACACTGAAAAGCTCAAGTTCAGCGATGAGGAAGATGGGCGAGACTCTGATGAGGAGGGAGCTGAGGGCCAGTGAGTTAGGGCCatcaggggagaggaggaggggtctttgtttgtgttttggtaaTATACTCTTAGAGGAGTATATTAGTTGCAGCTGATTTTAATTTCACTGTTGATCTGCTCACAGCAAGGATTCCCAATCAGCATCTGGTGAGGAACGGCCCACTGAAGGAGACGGCAAAAAGGGCAACTCCCCCAACAGCGAACCGCCCCCTCCTAAGACGGCTTGGGCAGAAACCTCTCGGCCTCCAGAGACAGAGCCAGGACCTCCTGCCCCAAAGcctcccctacccccacctcaCCGGGGCCCCACCGGGAACTGGGGCCCACCTGGGGACTACCCAGTGAGTGTCTACAATAAGGGATTGAGAGGGTCAGCTGTGGGAAATCAGTGTCAGCTGAGTAATGGAAGCAGTTGTGATATAGAGGAAGAGGGTGCTAAAAATGGACTGTGTGAAGTGCCAGGCTGCAAAACATCCTGGAAAGCTTGGAAATATCTTTGGTGATAGCGGAGTCTGGGTAAGAAGTGAGAAACTGGGATGCTAATGAGGAAAGAAGAACAAGGAGGCCTGGGTATTTGGGTttctgaaggagagagagaacagaaaaaaagactagGGTGGCTAGATAGCTGGATCTGgtagtgtgcatctgtagtccaagctactcagcaggctgaagcagaaggatcacttgagcccaggagttcaagatcagccggggcaacatagcaaggcctggTCTCAGACAAGACCAGGGTAGTGAATTTGTCACCACCCAGAGATCAACGCCAAAGCATGGGTCCTTGCATCCTGCAAGTAGCGACAGTTGATTGGTCTGTGAAAGAGATGGTAGAAAGCATAGTAACTGATACCCCTGGCCCTGCTGGGTCTTGCCAATTGACAGGATCGTGGGGGTCCTCCCTGCAAGCCTCCAGCACCTGAAGATGAGGACGAGGCATGGCGGCAGCGACGAAAGCAGTCATCATCTGAGATTTCCCTGGCAGTGGAGCGGGCCCGGCGACGGCGAGAAGAAGAGGAGCGGCGCATGCAGGAAGAGCGCCGGGCAGCCTGTGCTGAGAAGCTCAAGCGACTCGATGAAAAGTTTGGGGCACCTGACAAGCGGCTCAAAGCAGAGCCTGCTGCCCCACCTGCTGCCCCTTCTACCCCAGCTCCACCACCTGCAGTCCCTAAAGAACTCCCTGCACCTCTGGCTCCATCTCCGGCATCAGCCCCAACACCAGAGAAAGAACCTGAAGAGCCAGCACAGGCCCCTCCTGCCCAATGTACTCCCACTCCAGGTGTGGCTGCAGCTCCCACTCTGGTGAGTGGTGGTGGCAGTACCAGTAGCACCAGCAGTGGCAGCTTCGAAGCCAGCCCAGGTATGGAGATGGGGATAGGTACTACCAGATGTCAGATCACTGCTTCAAGGTGCTTAAAGGTGCAGGGTGGTAAGGCTGGGGACAAATGAAGTAGAAGGCAGTTGTTTTGGTTTATTGGTTATCAGTGATAGTGTCCTATCTGTGTAT
This genomic window from Chlorocebus sabaeus isolate Y175 chromosome 17, mChlSab1.0.hap1, whole genome shotgun sequence contains:
- the AIF1 gene encoding allograft inflammatory factor 1, which translates into the protein MSQTRDLQGGKAFGLLKAQQEERLDEINKQFLDDPKYSSDEDLPSKLEGFKEKYMEFDLNGNGDIDIMSLKRMLEKLGVPKTHLELKKLIGEVSSGSGETFSYPDFLRMMLGKRSAILKMILMYEEKAREKEKPTGPPAKKAISQLP